A segment of the Tsukamurella tyrosinosolvens genome:
GCATGAGAGCGATTTGCACAGGTCTCTAAACTGGAGATCGTGTTCGTGCTGGTTGTGATCCTCGCCCTGGCCGCCGTGGCGGCCGTCGTCGTGGGCGGCGCCGGGCTCGCCGGCCGCCTCCCCGAGAACGGTGTCGTGGGGGTCCGCACCGAACAGACCCTCTCCGATCCGCTGCTCTGGCGCACCGCGAACCGCGTCGCGGGTCCCGGCCTGGTGGCCGCGGGTGTCATCTTCGGCGGCGGCGCCCTCATCGGCCTCGCGATGGACGCGCCGTGGTCCTACGTCGCGGTCGTCGTCGCCGTGGTCGCGGGCCTGTTCCTCGCCGGTTTCGGCGCGCTGCAGGGCGCTCGCGCGGCGTCGATCCAGGCGCGCCTGCAGATGCCCGAGGCGACGTGCTGCAGCGCCGACGAGGCACCGTCGGACGACCCGGCGGCGGACTGCGGCGTGACCGGCGGCTGTGGCGCGTGTGCCCTCAAGGGCATGTGCGACCACGAAGCGCGCCCCGCCTAGCCGATGCGGACCCTCCTCAGCAAGCTCTCGATCGACGGGTTCATCCTCGCGATCTTCGCCGCCGTCGGCGTCGCCGCCCTGTTCCCGGCGGAGGGCCGCGCGGTGCCCGTGGTCGACGGTGCCGTCACCGTCGCCATCGCGATCCTCTTCTTCCTGTACGGGGCGCGGATCCACCCCATGGAGGCCCTGGCCGGCCTCAAGCACTGGCGCCTGCACGTGGTGATCCTGGGCTTCACCTTCGTCGTCTTCCCGATCATCGGCGTCCTGCTGCGGTTCGCGCCCGAGGTGCTGCTGCGGCCCGAGCTGTACGCGGGCGTCCTGTTCCTGACGCTGCTGCCGTCCACCGTGCAGTCGTCGATCGCCTTCACCTCGATCGCGGGCGGCAACGTGCCGGGCGCGATCGTCAGCGCCTCGGTCTCCAACCTGCTCGGGGTCTTCATCACGCCGCTGCTGGTCCTCGCGCTCATGGCGACCACCGGCGAGGTGCAGTTCCACAGCAGCTCGATCATCGATCTGTGCCTGCAGCTCCTGCTGCCCTTCCTCCTCGGCCAGCTGTTGCGGCCCTGGGTGGGGGAGTTCGTGGCGAAGCACGCGGCGGCACTGAAGTACGTGGACCGCGGCTCGATCGTGCTCGTGGTCTACGCCGCCTTCTCCGCCGGGATGCGCGAGCACATCTGGAGCCAGGTCTCCTGGGTGGGCGTGGTGCAGCTCATCGTGCTGTCCGTCGTGCTCGTGGTGGTGATGCTGTGGCTCACGCGGACCACCGCGGAGAAGCTCGGCTTCGACCGGGCCGACATGATCGCCGTCCAGTTCTGCGGCACCAAGAAGTCCATGGCCACCGGCCTGCCGATGGCGGCCGTCCTGTTCGCCGGGCAACCCGTCGGCCTGCTGGTGCTGCCGCTGATGATCTTCCACCAGATCCAGCTCATGATGTGCGCGTGGCTGGCCGCGAAGTACGGGCGCGAGCTGGAGCCCGAGCCCGCCCCGGCCTGAGGCGCGTCACTCCACGAGCGGCTGCTCCGCGACCTTCGCCAGGGTCGGCTCCATCGTCTGCAGGAACCAGGCGCGGCTCAGCGAGGTGGGTTGGTACACCGAGTAGGTGAGGTCCAGGTCCGCGACCACTGCGGTGCCCCGTTGCACCTGCGGCAGCGCGGAGTAGCCGGGCAGCTGCAGCAGGTCCTCGCCCGTCGCGCCGTTGGGGTAGATCGCCATGAAGTTCGCGCCCACGCGGGGGAGGAGCTCCAGCGAGACCATGCCGCGGGTCGCGGGGCTGACGAATCGCGGCTCGTCGCGGATCGCCTTCGGCACCGTCAGCCCCAGCTCCGCGAGGAACAGGTTCGTCGGATCCTGCGGGCTCGCGATCACGTTGAAGCTGGACGCCGCGGCCGCGTACTGCGCCACGAACCCCGTCTTGCCCTTCAGCCCCGGGTACCGCTGCGCGAAGCCCGTCACCCGGTCGTGATCGGCCGCGATCACCCGCTTCGCCTCGGCCTCCTTGCCGAGGATCCTCCCGAGGGCCAGGAGCTGCGCGTTCCAGCCGGAATCGGGTCCCGTGGCGGCGATCCCGCCGAGCACCTTGGTCACGCCGCTCACCGCGGCGAAGTTCTCTCCCTTGACCACCCGGTGGTCGCCGACGAACAGGTCCGGCTGGTACGTGGCGATCTCCTCGGCCGGCAGGCTCGTGGCACCGGGGGCCTTGATCACGGGCACGTCCTTGAGGAGCTCGCGCTGCCACGCGGCGGGCAGCGGCTGCGTCAGCTGCACGATCGCGACGGGCTTGATCCCCAGTGCGAGCACGTTGTCGATCGCGTACCCCTGTGCCACGATCCGCTTCGCGCCCACGGGGTAGTCGATGGTGCCGTTGGCCTGTGCGATCGACACGGTCGAGGCCGACGGTGCCGCCGGGTCCGTCGTGCCCGATCCGCAGCCCGCGAGCAGAGCGAGGGCCGCGACGGCCGCCGCGAGGCGGCGCATCACGCCACCGCCTGCTGCTGCGCGGCGTTCACGAAGAGCGGCTCGAGCTGGGGCAGGATCCACTCCCGGCTCAGCGGGGTGGGCTGGTTCAGCGCGATGACGGTCTGCAAGTCGACCACCTTCGTGGCACCCGACGTCACCTGCGGCAGGCCCGCGTAGCCGGGCAGGCGCTGCAGGTCCGCCGCGGTGGCGCCGTTCGGGTAGATGACCATGAGGTTCGAGGCGATCTGGGGGAGCAGCTCCAGGGACACAGGCGTCCGTCCGCCCTGTTGGCCGGACCCGGTGGCGAACCGCGGGTTGTCCTTGATCGCCATGGGGAGGGTCATCCCCAGCTCGGCGAACATCGTGTTGGTCGGGTCGGCGGCGGAGGACACGAAGTTGAACGAGCTCGCCGCGGCGAGGTACTGCGCCAGGACGGCCGACTTGCCCCGCAGCCCCGGGTGTCGCTCGCGGACCGCCGCGAACCGCGCCTCGTCCTCCGCCAGGACCCGGCTCACCGCGTCCTCCTTGTCCAGGATCCGGCCGAGGGCCTTGAGCTGCACGTCCCACGCCGCGCTGGAGCCGTTCTCCTCGATACCGCCCAGGACCTTGGTGACCGCGGACAGCCGCTCGAAGGTGGGCCGATCGACCACGTAGTTGTCGCCGGCGAAGAGCTCGGGGCGGTACTTCGCGATCTCCTCGACCGGCATCGACTTCTTGTCCGGGGAGGTGATGATCGGGATGCCGTCGAGCTGTTTGCCGTGCCACGGCGCGGGCAGCGGAAGCCCGCCCTCGACGACGGCGACGGGCTTGATGCCCAGCGCCAGCAGGTTGTCGATCGAGTAGCCGGTGGCGACGATGCGGGTCGGGCCGACGGGGAACTCGGTGACACCGTTGACCTGCGTGATCGTCACGGTGCTCGCCGCGGGGGCGGCACCGTCGGATCCTGCGCCGCCGCATGCCGACGTGACCAGTCCGACCGCCGACAGAGCGGCGACGAACGCCGTGGTGAACCGCCTCATGAACCCTCCTGATCGATAGGAAGGTAAGACTAGCCTAATTCGTGTGGTTCGCGACGGGTGCGCCGAACCTGAGGTACACCCCCAGGACGATCACCACGGAGTACAGGCACAGGTACAGGATCTCGACCGGGTGCGTCGGCACACCCGTGATGCGGTGATCGCTGTAGAAGAAGGCGAGGAAGGGGAGGCCGACCGCAGCCGTGTACGCCCACTGCTGATCCAGGAAGACGTTCGCGGAGACCACGCCGTAGGCGAACGCGGCACCCACGGAGCCCGCGACGACGTCCGTCGAGGAGGACAGCGCGGCCTGGGCCAGATGCGCGAGCGCCACCACCACGAGCAGCGCGCCGAGAGTGGTCCGTGCGCTGCGGAAAAGACCTGGTCGAGCGACGATCGCCATCCATCGCATCCCTTCTGCCGCCCCCGGATCGGAATGTTACGACAACGGGTGCTGTCCGGCTCGGCGAGCGGATCGGGCCCTCATGCGGTCGATTCCAGTCGGCGTAGATCCCCTCCGAGCGGTCGCCCGGATCACGTACACGGCGACCGGGACGACGAGGAGGTCGATCAGCGGATCCATGGCCTCGATCGGGTTGCTGTAGTAGCGGAACGACTGGTAGTCGCCGAGCAACTGCCCGATCAGCGGGAAGACGGCCGCCGCGAGGTATCCCCAGCGCTCGCCGAGCAGCACCATGAGGACCA
Coding sequences within it:
- a CDS encoding ABC transporter substrate-binding protein; translation: MMRRLAAAVAALALLAGCGSGTTDPAAPSASTVSIAQANGTIDYPVGAKRIVAQGYAIDNVLALGIKPVAIVQLTQPLPAAWQRELLKDVPVIKAPGATSLPAEEIATYQPDLFVGDHRVVKGENFAAVSGVTKVLGGIAATGPDSGWNAQLLALGRILGKEAEAKRVIAADHDRVTGFAQRYPGLKGKTGFVAQYAAAASSFNVIASPQDPTNLFLAELGLTVPKAIRDEPRFVSPATRGMVSLELLPRVGANFMAIYPNGATGEDLLQLPGYSALPQVQRGTAVVADLDLTYSVYQPTSLSRAWFLQTMEPTLAKVAEQPLVE
- a CDS encoding bile acid:sodium symporter family protein, coding for MRTLLSKLSIDGFILAIFAAVGVAALFPAEGRAVPVVDGAVTVAIAILFFLYGARIHPMEALAGLKHWRLHVVILGFTFVVFPIIGVLLRFAPEVLLRPELYAGVLFLTLLPSTVQSSIAFTSIAGGNVPGAIVSASVSNLLGVFITPLLVLALMATTGEVQFHSSSIIDLCLQLLLPFLLGQLLRPWVGEFVAKHAAALKYVDRGSIVLVVYAAFSAGMREHIWSQVSWVGVVQLIVLSVVLVVVMLWLTRTTAEKLGFDRADMIAVQFCGTKKSMATGLPMAAVLFAGQPVGLLVLPLMIFHQIQLMMCAWLAAKYGRELEPEPAPA
- a CDS encoding ABC transporter substrate-binding protein, which encodes MRRFTTAFVAALSAVGLVTSACGGAGSDGAAPAASTVTITQVNGVTEFPVGPTRIVATGYSIDNLLALGIKPVAVVEGGLPLPAPWHGKQLDGIPIITSPDKKSMPVEEIAKYRPELFAGDNYVVDRPTFERLSAVTKVLGGIEENGSSAAWDVQLKALGRILDKEDAVSRVLAEDEARFAAVRERHPGLRGKSAVLAQYLAAASSFNFVSSAADPTNTMFAELGMTLPMAIKDNPRFATGSGQQGGRTPVSLELLPQIASNLMVIYPNGATAADLQRLPGYAGLPQVTSGATKVVDLQTVIALNQPTPLSREWILPQLEPLFVNAAQQQAVA
- a CDS encoding SdpI family protein; protein product: MFVLVVILALAAVAAVVVGGAGLAGRLPENGVVGVRTEQTLSDPLLWRTANRVAGPGLVAAGVIFGGGALIGLAMDAPWSYVAVVVAVVAGLFLAGFGALQGARAASIQARLQMPEATCCSADEAPSDDPAADCGVTGGCGACALKGMCDHEARPA